The Candidatus Accumulibacter similis genome has a segment encoding these proteins:
- a CDS encoding AAA family ATPase, translating into MLDFNDAPTGPRVDLAGQRDDLRAELLARLPSVMMALFPAGKVRGKTFVIGDIDGTPGDSLEIVLTGEKTGLWTDRATGEGGDVFELIAQHDGLDTQTAFPAVMEAAAGLLGRALIDPAPARHEAPLDELGPHTARWDYLSATGELIACVYRYDPAPGRKEFRPWDVRARMCRAPDPRPLYNLPAVARADAVVLVEGEKCADALIRQGIVATTAMNGAKAPVDKTDWTPLAGKDIVIWPDRDAPGWDYAEAAARACVVGGSRSVAILVPPTDKPEKWDAADAADEGFDLAAFLAGGERRTIKTAAALLPTYTLGALLDDDSPAPLDLIAPRVLTPAGLLVFGGAPKVGKSDFLLAWLTHMAAGIPFLGMDPPRPLRVFYLQAEVQYHYLRERVKAIKLPVDRLPAARVNFVATPQLRLLLNEAGLAQVIPAIARAFGRETADIIAVDPIRNVFDGGEGSAGENDNAAMLFFLSQRVERLRDAVNPDAGIVLVHHTKKLGKRQFEDEPFQALSGASSLRGYYTTGMLLFRSDETQTPRHLLFELRNGPAIPTKHVDKVQGTWREVTAGERLVRREYGAKLDAERRRKRDVILQIIYDEAAKGRCYVATQFSMTFENQGGLGADRTIRERIAVLATKGYIKFFRNPASYGLPRCQGSRKGYLCVEDMRLRRITGEPDQETGELPEEEIPVLPTHYLCPQTGIYLPVENPQEWVYQEEEEV; encoded by the coding sequence ATGCTTGACTTCAACGACGCGCCGACCGGCCCCCGGGTCGATCTGGCGGGGCAACGTGACGACTTGCGTGCCGAACTGTTGGCCCGCCTGCCGTCGGTGATGATGGCGCTCTTTCCGGCTGGAAAGGTCCGTGGCAAGACCTTCGTGATCGGTGACATCGACGGCACCCCGGGCGACAGCCTGGAGATCGTGCTCACCGGCGAGAAGACCGGGCTGTGGACCGATCGCGCGACCGGCGAAGGCGGCGACGTGTTCGAGCTCATCGCCCAGCACGACGGACTGGATACCCAGACCGCGTTCCCCGCGGTGATGGAGGCCGCCGCCGGCCTGCTCGGTCGGGCTCTGATCGATCCCGCGCCGGCGAGACATGAGGCGCCGCTCGACGAACTCGGACCACACACCGCCAGGTGGGATTATCTCAGCGCCACCGGCGAGTTGATCGCCTGCGTCTATCGCTACGACCCGGCGCCGGGACGCAAGGAGTTTCGTCCCTGGGACGTGCGCGCGCGGATGTGCCGGGCACCCGACCCGCGGCCGCTCTACAACCTGCCGGCCGTCGCTCGGGCCGACGCGGTCGTGCTGGTCGAGGGCGAGAAGTGTGCCGATGCGCTGATTCGCCAAGGCATCGTCGCCACCACGGCGATGAATGGCGCCAAGGCGCCGGTGGACAAGACCGACTGGACGCCGCTCGCCGGGAAAGACATCGTGATCTGGCCCGATCGCGATGCGCCAGGGTGGGATTACGCCGAAGCCGCCGCGCGGGCTTGCGTCGTTGGCGGCAGCCGATCGGTGGCTATCCTCGTGCCGCCGACCGACAAGCCCGAGAAATGGGACGCAGCTGACGCGGCCGACGAAGGTTTCGATCTCGCTGCTTTCCTCGCAGGAGGTGAACGGCGGACGATCAAGACCGCCGCAGCCTTGCTGCCGACCTATACGCTGGGCGCACTGCTGGACGACGATTCGCCGGCACCTCTCGACCTCATCGCGCCCCGGGTGCTGACGCCGGCGGGCCTGTTGGTCTTCGGTGGCGCACCCAAGGTCGGCAAGAGCGACTTTCTGCTCGCTTGGCTCACCCACATGGCGGCCGGTATCCCGTTCCTGGGGATGGATCCGCCCCGGCCGCTGCGCGTCTTCTACCTGCAGGCCGAAGTGCAGTATCACTACCTGCGCGAACGGGTGAAGGCGATCAAACTGCCGGTCGATCGCCTGCCCGCAGCGCGAGTGAATTTCGTCGCCACCCCGCAGTTGCGTCTGCTTCTCAACGAGGCCGGCCTGGCGCAGGTGATTCCGGCGATTGCTCGGGCCTTCGGGCGGGAAACGGCCGACATCATCGCCGTCGATCCGATCCGAAACGTCTTCGACGGCGGCGAGGGCAGTGCCGGCGAGAACGACAACGCGGCCATGCTGTTCTTCCTGTCGCAACGGGTTGAACGCCTCCGGGATGCGGTCAATCCCGACGCCGGGATCGTACTCGTGCATCACACCAAGAAGCTCGGCAAGCGGCAGTTTGAGGACGAACCATTCCAGGCGCTCTCCGGCGCGAGCAGCCTGCGCGGCTACTACACGACGGGAATGCTGCTGTTTCGTTCCGACGAAACCCAGACCCCACGGCACTTGCTCTTCGAGTTGCGCAACGGACCGGCGATCCCCACCAAGCACGTCGACAAGGTCCAAGGGACCTGGCGCGAAGTGACCGCCGGCGAGCGGCTGGTTCGGCGGGAGTACGGCGCCAAGCTGGATGCCGAGCGCCGCCGCAAGCGGGACGTCATCCTGCAAATCATCTACGACGAAGCGGCCAAGGGGCGCTGCTACGTGGCCACCCAGTTCTCGATGACCTTCGAGAATCAAGGTGGGCTCGGCGCCGACCGGACGATACGCGAACGGATCGCGGTGCTGGCCACGAAGGGCTACATCAAGTTCTTCCGCAATCCCGCGTCGTATGGCCTTCCCCGATGCCAGGGCAGTCGGAAAGGCTATCTCTGCGTCGAGGATATGCGTCTGAGACGGATCACCGGGGAGCCGGATCAGGAAACCGGAGAACTTCCGGAGGAGGAGATTCCCGTCCTGCCGACGCACTACCTGTGTCCGCAGACGGGCATCTATTTACCGGTCGAGAATCCCCAGGAGTGGGTCTACCAGGAGGAGGAAGAGGTATGA